The genomic interval GCTAAAGGCCAGCTTGGCGCTCGCCCCGGGCAATCGCGTGGCCAGCTCGGCCGTCGTCGGCCCGAGCCCTTGCGGATATTGCTCGGTCGCCGCGGCCGGCACGCCCAGCAGCTTGGCCCCGTCCAACAGCCGGCGGATGTTCCAGACCAGCCGTTCGTGCCCCGGCACAAGTCGGACGAGCTTTTCCTGGACGTCGACCACGAGCAAAGCCGAGTCGTCGGCGGTCATCAATTCGGGACTGCGGGGAAGGCGAGTGTTGTTCATCGCCCCAGCATATCGGATCGTCCGGCGGCATTGAAGCGGCCGAATCGGCAGTGGGTCAGTTTGATGGATCGGGGTGGCGGGGTCAGAAAGAAGTGATGGCCCCGAACCGTAATCACAGGGCCTTCGCTGCGCTCTGACCCCGCCACCCAACGTCTTAGAATCAAACTGACCCACTGCCCAAGGCGGCAAATGTTGCGGAAAGGCAACATGCCGTGCCGTGGCGTCATCGGCGGCACATGTAAGGTAGATTTGCCTTGCGAGACGCCGCCAATTGACTCGAAGCTCGAATATGTCGCCTGCCAACGTCTGTCGTCGCCTGACTGAACACATACGACGCTTCGGCGCCGGCGCCTTGCTGGGGACGCTGGCCTACAAGCTTGCGCACCGGCTGGCCGGGGTGACGATCGGTCGGCTGTATTTGCTCGACGAGCTGACGAAGTTGCCGCTCGACTCGGGCGAGCCAGAGCTGACGTACCGATTTCTAAGCGCCGCCGACATCCGGCGACTGGCCGACCCCGCGGTGAACGATCTCGACCCGTCGTTCGCCGAGCGGCTTGTCGACAATCGGCATATTTGCTTCGCGGCGCTCGCCGATGGGCAACTTGTCAACTACGCCTGGTACGCCCTTGAATCGCCGCCGTCGAGCGATAGCCTGAATGCCCAACTCACGCTGCCCGTCGGCACCGCTTACCTGTACAAGGCGTTCACGCACGTCGATTACCGAGGCCGGCGCATCCACCAGACGGCGCTCTATGCCGCGGCCCACGTACTGGCCAGTCAGCGCTACACGCAACTGACGGCCATCGTCGAGTTCGACAATTGGGCCTCGGTCCGCAGCCACGTCCGCTTGGGCATGCGCCAGGTCGGTTGGTTCCTGGCTGTCGGGCGCGACGCCTTGCCGCGCGTGTGGGCCTCGCGGCCGCTTAGTGCGCTCGGGATCGAAGTTCGTCAGGCGACTTTGCAGCCTCGGCCGGTCGCTTTGCCCACCGCACCGCTTCCCGTCGAAGCAGCATTTAGCGACGAGTTTCACGACGCCGAACTGGTGGCAGCAGCCGCATCCCGTTAAACACCACGGCCAGTGTTGCGCCGACGTCGGCCGCGACCGCCATCCACAGAGTGGCCGCGCCGACCGCCGCCAGCCCCAGCACCAGTAACTTGCTGCCGAGCGCCAGCGCCACATTCTCGCGCAATCGAGCACGGCATTCGCGGGCGATCGCGATCAATCGCCCCAGCCGATGCAAGTCAGGCTTCAGGATCACCACGTCGGCGGTTTCGAGCGCCGTGTCGCTGGCCGCCGCGCCAAAAGCGATCCCCAAGCTGGCCGCCGCCAGGGCCGGCGCGTCGTTCACGCCGTCGCCGACGAGCGCGACCGTCGCGCCGTGTTGTTCCAGTTCTTTGATCGCCGCCAGCTTGTCAGCCGGCAGCAAGCCACCGCGGGCTTCGTCGATACCTAGTTCAGCCGCCAACTCGTTGACCACCGCCGACCGATCCCCCGACAGAATCGCGAACCGCTGCACGCCCAGGCGTCGCAAATGTTCCAGCGTCTCGGCCGCGTGCGGCCGCACCGTATCGGCCAGGAGCAATACTCCCCACAGGCCATCCGGCCCGATCAAAGCGGCGAGGGTCGCCTGTCGATCGGCGAGCGCTTGCTGCCACAATGGGTGCGATTGCCAGTCGCCGTGGGTCGAATTGAGCGTGCCGCCGCCAGCGCCGCAGATGATGAACGCCCGGCCGTCGACGATGCCACGCACGCCGGCGCCGCGCTCGGCGTGAAACCCTTCGACCGGCGCGAGCGTTAAATGATCCGCCAAGGCGGCCGCGACAATCGCCCGGGCCAGCGGGTGCTCGCTCTGCTGTTCCAAGCTGGCGGCGATGCGCAGCACGTCCTCGGGTTTGTGCCCGTCGGCGGCGAAAAGATCGACCAGTCGCACTTCGCCGCGCGTCAACGTGCCAGTCTTGTCGAAGGCCATTACGTCGATGGCCGCGGCTCGTTCCAGGTGCTCGCCCCCTTTGATCAGAATGCCTTGCCGCGCCGCGGCGTGCAGGCCGCACACCATCGTCACCGGCGTCGAGATCACCAGCGCGCAAGGGCACGACGCCACCAACAGCACCAGCGCGCGATGCAACGATTCGGTCCAAGCCACCTGGGCGGTGAAGGGAAGCACGACGAACGACACCGCGGCCAGGGCCACGACCGCGGGTGTGTACCAGCCGGCCAGCCGATCGACCAACTGCACGCTTCGAGCGCGGCCGACGCGGGCGCTGTCCACCAGTCGGGCCATGTGAGCCAACGTCGAGTCGTCGGCTCGTCGCGCCACGCGCAACTCGATGGCCCCATCGCCATTGAGCGAACCAGCCCAAACGTCCGCGCCGATCGCGACATCGCGCGGCAGGCTTTCTCCCGTCAGGGCCGCCTCGTTCACGGTCGATGCGCCGGAGACGACCGCGCCATCGGCCGGCACGCGCTCGCCCGGGCGGACGAGCAGCCGGTCGCCGATTTCCAGTCCTTCGACCGGCACGTCGGTCGTGCCTTGCGAGCTAATGCAGTGAGCGACGCGCGGCGTTAGTTGCACCAACGACTCGATCGCTCCTCGGGCGCGGGCTACGCTGGCCGCTTCGAGCCAGAGCGATACGCCGAACAAGACCATCGCGGTCGCGACTTCAAAGTAGTCACCGATGGCCACGCCGCCGATCGCGGCCACGATCATTAGGACGTTGATGTCAACGCGCCGCAGTCGCAACGCCCGCCACGCGGCGCGGGCCACCGAGTAGCTGCCAACGAGCAGACTTGCCGCGACCAATAGCGTGCCAAGCCAGGCGGGGCCGCTGGCCAGCCACAGCGCAATCGCCGCGGTAAGCAGCGCTGCGGCGGCCAGCGTGTCGTACCGCCGTGGCACGCTGGGCAGGACATGAAGCTGTTTGTCGTGGGTGACGGGGCGCGCGGGAAAGCCGATCGCGTTCAGGCGTCCTTCGAGCGTGGCGGGCAGCAACGTGGCGGGATCGAAATCGACGTGCAAGCGGCGCTGGACGTAATCGGGGCGCAGTGCAGAGATGCCGGCGAGCGAGCCCAGGCCCGCTTCGATCAATTGCAACTCTTGCGGACAGTCGAGCGCAGGCACGTCGTAGCTCGCGGTGGCCAGGATCGGCTGGCTTGGCCCTGCGGTGTTTGTTGGCATCGTGTTGGGTGGTTCTTCGGCGCGCTGATACATGGCAACGCTATTCTACGCGGAAGGTGGCGACGGCGTCTTTCCCGGCCGTTGCGCCCCTGGCCGAACTGGCCCGCTTTCGCCACAATAAGGGCCGATTTTGCACCCGCGCCATCGCACAGCCTCGGTTATCGCTAGCCTTAGACGAACTTTTATGCCGCACTCGATTGTGATCTTCGGCGCCTCGGGCGACCTGACCAGTCGCAAGTTGATCCCAGCGTTGTACCAGTTGTTCCGCAAGAAGCGACTTCCCGAGGAGACGCGGATCATCGGCACCTCGCGGACAGCCTATTCGCACGACGCCTGGCGCGACAAGCTGGCCGAGACGACGAAGCAGTTCGCCGCCAAGGATTTCGACGCCGAACTATGGAAGAAGTTCGCCGCCAACATTTTCTATCACGCTGGCAATCTGGACAGCGTCGACGATATGCAAGGGCTGGAAAACGCCCTGCGCGAAGTGGAGGGGAACACGCCGACGGCGCGCGTCTATTACCTGGCCACTGCGCCGCAATTCCACGAAGGGACGGTCAGCAAGCTGGGCGCGCTGGGCATGGCCTCGGAAGCGCAGTCGACGCGCCGCGTGGTCATCGAAAAGCCGTTCGGCACCGACCTGGCCTCGGCTCGCGAGCTGAACAACGTGCTCCATCGGGTGTTCCAGGAACAGCAGGTCTATCGCATCGATCATTACCTAGGCAAAGAGACGGTTCAGAACATTCTGGTGTTGCGTTTCGCCAACACGGTTTGGGAGCCGATCTGGAATCGCAACTTTGTCGACCATGTGCAGATCACCGTGGCCGAGGAAGTCGATGTCGGCCGACGTGCTGGGTACTACGACACGTCCGGCGTGGTGCGCGACGTGTTCCAGAACCACTTGCTGCAGTTGATGACCATCACGGCGATGGAAGTCCCCAGCCGGTTTGAAGCTGACCTGGTGCGCAACGAGAAGGTGAAAGTCTTGCAGGCCGTCCGGCAAATGTCGGCGGTCGATGTGGCCGAGCAGACGGTGCGCGCGCAGTACGACAAATACCTGGCCGAACCCGGCGTCGCGGCGAACAGCCAGACCGAAACCTTCGCGGCCATGAAGCTGCACATCGACAATTGGCGCTGGCAGGGGGTGCCGTTCTATTTGCGCTCGGGCAAGGCGATGAGTTGCCGGACGACGCAGATTGTGATTCAGTTCCGCTCGCCGCCGCACATGGTCTTCAACTCCGAGCGCCGCCGCGAGCCCGAAGCCAACCGGCTCGTGATTCATATCCAACCGGCCGAAGGCATCCAGCTTCACTTCCAGACCAAGGTGCCCGACGCCGGCATGCGGTTGCGGCAGACCGATTTGAACTTCCGCTTCGACAGCGAGTTCGCCGGGGCGCTGCCCGATGCGTACGAACGATTGCTGCTGGACGTGATGATGGGGGACGCCAGCTTGTTCGCCCGGGCCGACGAGGTGGAACTGGCCTGGGGCATTGTCGACCCGATCATCGACGCCTGGGCCACGCGGCGGTTACCGCCGATGGCCACGTACGAGTCGGGTCTGTGGGGGCCGGAGGAAGCGATGACGTGGATGCTCCGCGACCACCGCAACTGGCTTGATGTGTGTCCAATTCTGTAAGAGCGAAACCCGTGACATGAGTACCGCCCAGGCCATCACCTTGCCGCATCTGCGCATTGGCGCCGTCGATATCGGCTTTCCCATCGTTCAGGCAGCTTTGTCCGGCTATAGCGATATGGCCATGCGCGTGATCGCCCGTCGCATGGGGGCCAGCTACAGCCTGTGCGAAGTCGTGCTCGACAAGATCGTCCTGCAAGGGGGCAAGGCGATTCGCAAAATGGCGATGATCGACGCCAGCGAGCATCCGGTCGGCGGGCAGTTGATGGGGGCCAATCCCGACGAATTCGGCCCGGCGGCGCGAACTCTGGCCGAGATGGGTTACGACGTCATCGACATCAACTTCGGCTGCCCGGTCCGCAAAGTGTTGGGTCGCTGCCGGGGCGGATACTTGCTGAGCGTGCCCGAGACGGCGCTTGAGATTGTTTCCCGCGTGCGCGAGGCGGTACCGATTCACATCCCCGTCACGGTGAAGATGCGCCGCGGCATGGACGACACGCCGGAAAGCCGCGACAACTTCTTCACGATCTACGACGGCGCGCACGCGCGCGGCGTGTCGGCCGTGACGGTGCATGGGCGGACCGTGAAGCAGAAATACGTCGGGCCTAGCCGTTGGGCATTCTTGCGCGACGTGAAACGGCACGCGCCCGAACGAGTCGTGCTCGGCAGCGGCGATCTGTTCACCGCGCAGGATTGCTTGAACATGATTGCCGAGACAGGCATCGACGGCGTGACCGTGGCCCGCGGCGCGATCGGCAACCCTTGGGTCTTTGCCCAGGTGCGCGCGTTGGCCGCTGGTTTGCCGCCGCTCGAGCCGCCGTCGCTGCACCAGCAGCGCGAGGTGATTGCCGAACACTATCGGTTGGCGGAACAGATTTACGGCCCCGACGCTGGCGGCAAGCAGATGCGCAAGTTCGGCATCAAGTACGCCAAGCTTCACCCCGAGCCGCTTGTGGTGCGCGACGCATTCATCGCGGTCCGCAATCAAAGCGACTGGCGCGCGGCACTCGACCGCTGGTACGCCGACGATCTGCCGGGGCGCTGGCCCGACGGGCGAGAGATGGAAGAAGGAACCTGCGAGACGTAGCCGGCCGGCCCTTTTCGATTGGCGCCCAGTCCGCGCAGTTTTCGTAAACTGCCAGCCCACAGCCCTATTTCTCGGCAATTCTTGATTGCTAGCGCAGCAAGCACTTGGTTATGCTAGCGGCGTCTCGCATCTCTTCAGGACGAAGTTGCAAAGGATGGAACCGATGCTTGTCCTCAGCCGTCGGGTGGGGGAACGGATTCAAATCGGCCCCGACATCGTCGTCACGGTTGCTCGACTGACGGGCAACTCGGTGCGCATTGCCGTCGAAGCGCCAAACTCGGTGAAGATCGTCCGCAGCGAATTGGCAGCAGGCGACCCTGCGCACGCGGCGAAGTTTTCACCGGTGAGCAAGCCGCCGCACTGAGGCGCTGGCGAACTAGCGCAGTTCTTTGTCGGAATCGCGGGCGTTGCGCGGCGTTTCGACAATCGTGCTGCGCTGGCGCAGATCGAAATCGCGTGCCTGTCCGATCGTCGTCAACCGGCCGGCTTGCGCCTCGGTGGCCAGCCGGGCCAGCTTCTCTTCCAGCGATGGCTCGTTCTTGGCCACGCGCGGCGCGCGGCCCCACGTCACTTGCGAACCGTTGGCCGTTTCCAGAATGAACTCTGGCGGGCCAGCGACCGGCTGATTCGCGTCGGCCCGCACGGTGATGCGCACTAGCCCCCATTGGGTCCAGCGTTCGAGGAGCAGCGAGGCAATCTCGGCGGCGTCGGTGACGGCCGAGTCTTGCCAGACCGTGCCGACCGGGCCTTCGGTGACGGCGCGGATGCCCGACAGTCGCGGATAGATTCGCGCGTCTTCGGCCGTGAAGTCAACGCTGGGGAGCAGCACCGCCCGGGCGTCGATGGCGTACAAGCCGCCGGGGACTTCGATCATACAAACCGGCCGACGATAGGCGAGCTTAACATCGACGCGCGGCTGGGCCGACTTGCGCACCTCGACGACCTTTTCGACCCACGGGTGCAACTCGAACGCCTGGCCGACGCGCGCCACCAGATCGTTGGCCAGAATTGACGTTGGCTGATCCAGACTGGCGCCGCGCAGCGCCTCGCGCTTGATGTCGGTGCGAATCCAGGCCGGCGGCGCAGGCGACAGGTAAATATCGTCGTACTTGACCAGGAATTGTTCCTGGTCGCGCAAGTGAGGCTCGAGCGCGTCGATCACGGCGCGGCCGACCATGAAGATCGCCCCCACAATCGCCGCCACGGCCAGCAACTTGCTGCGCAGCACCACCCGCGCCAGCCATTGCCAGACCGAAATCTTGTCGCTTTGTTTTCCCTTGGAATCGGCTTTGCTCATTGGCGCACCTCGGCGTGCAATGCGTCGCGGACCATCCATTCGCACAGAGCCGGCAAGTCGAAGCCCGCTTGCGCTGCCGCGCGGGGGGCCAGACTGGTCGGAGTCAGCCCCGGAATTGTGTTCACTTCGAGCACCCAGGGGCGTCCAGCGCGGTCGAGCATCAGGTCCACTCGCACCAGCCCGCGGGTGTCGAGCGCGGCAGCGGCCGCGACCGAAACGCTGCGCAAGCGCACGATCTGATCGGCGGGCAGGCCCGAATCGAATCGGTAAACGGTATCTTCGGCCAGATACTTGGCGTCGTAGTCAAAGACTGGCCCCGGCGCGACGATTTCCAGCAGCGGCAACGGCTCGCGCCCCAGGATCGTCACCGTGAACTCGCGGCCATCGATCCAAGGCTCGACCAGCACCAGCGGGTCGTACTGGCGGCTGGCGGTGACACACGCGGCAAGTTGCTCGGCATTGTCCGCGCGGCCGACGCCCAAGCTGGAACCTTGCCCCTCGGGCTTAATGGCCAGGGGCCAGCCCAACGTGGCACATTCACGGGCAATCGTGGCCAATACGTCATGCTCGCCGAACTCCATCGCGGTTGGCGTCGGCACCCGGGCTTCGACAAAGCGGTGCTTGGCGGCCGATTTGCTCATGGCCATTCGCGAGGCGGCTGGCCCGCTGCCGGTGTAAACCACGCTTAGCTCGTCAAGCTGCTGCTGCACGCGGCCGTCTTCACCGGCGCCACCATGCAGGGCGAGAAAACAAATGTCGAAGCGCGGCCAGTCGATCGAAGTGATCGGCGTATTGAGCGGATCGAATTGCTCGACGCGATGACCCAGGCTGGCGAGGGCCGCGGCGGCTTCGCTACCGCTGGCCAGACTGACGGCGCGCTCGGCCGAGTCGCCCCCGGCCAACACCGCGATGGAAAGAGTTTCGGACGCTGCGGACCACGACATGGCCATCCTCCTTGACGGCTGTGACGATGCACCTGTCCCGATCGTTTATCAATGCTGCGGCGCGACGCCTTCCTGGCGGCGCGGCAATTACCAGACGTCGATCTCGGTTTCTAATTCCACGCCCAGTCGCTCGGCGACCCGGCCGCGGACCATTTCCATCAGCGCCAAGACGTCGGCCGCCTTGGCCCCTTCTTCGGCCACGATAAAGTTCGCATGTCGTTCACTGACGATTGCGCCGCCAACATGCGTTCCCTTCAGGCCGGCCTGGTCAATCAACATGCCGGCGCTCATACCGCGCGGATTCTTGAAGATGCAGCCGGCGCTTTGATGCCCCAAGGGTTGCGTCGACTTCTTCAATATCCATTGTTTTTGCATTCGCTTGGTCAGCGCCTCGGGATCGTCCGATTCAAGTTGGAACTCAGCGCCGAGGATGACCAGTTCGTCGAGACCGCTTTGCCGGTAAGCGAAGGTCAGCTCCTCGCGACGCCGCTCAAGGATTTCGCCCGAGTGGGTCATCACCGTGGCCCGCAGCAGCCATTGGCCGATGTCGCCGCTGCGGCTACCGGCGTTGCCGTGCAACGCGCCGCCGATGGTGCCGGGAATACCGACCAGGGTTTCGAGGCCCCCTAGTCCGTTGCCGACGGCGTGGGTGATGACATGCCCCAGCTTGGCAGCCGCGCCGGTCGTGACCTTGGTGCCGGCGACGTCGATCTTGCTCAGTTCGTCTCCGCCCAGCTTGATCACCAAGCCACGCACGCCCTCGTCGCGCACCAGCACGTTCGAGCCGCCCCCCAGCAGCCGAACCGGAATGTTTTCCTCGCGGCAACGGCGGACCAGCTTGCCAAGCTGTTCGAGTGTTTCGGGTTGCGCAAAGTATTGAGCCGCTCCACCCAGCCGGAACCAGGTGTGCGGAGCCAGGGGCTCATCGCGCTGAATCAAAGGACCGAAGTCGGTCGCCAAGGGCATGTGCAAACTTCCCAATATCGCCCGCTCCTAACACGGCGACCACGTCGCCGGGGCGTAGGGCGGCATGGACCTGCTCTAGAATGGCGTCAGGTCGATGTTCTTGCAAGACGGGTACACCGAACGCCGAGATTTGCGCCGCCAGGTCAGCGGCCGTAGCTTCGCCAGGTCGCCAAACCCCCTCGCGGGCTCGATAAACGTCGGCGATCGCCACCAGATCGGCGTCCGCCAGCGCCCGGGCAAACTCGGCCAACAAGCGCGCAAGGCGGCTGGCCTGATGCGGTTGAAACACGCACCAGAGTCGTCTCTTGGGATAACGCTGGCGGATTGCTGCCAGCGTGGCGGCGACTTCGGTGGGGTGATGGGCGTAATCGTCGACGATGGCCAGCTCGGTGGTGTCGACGATCGGCTCAACACGTCGTTGCAAGCCGGCAAATCTTTCTAGCCCAGCGACGATGGCCGCCGATTCCGCGCCGCCGCTAGCGGCCAGCGCCGCCGCCGCCAGGGCGTTGGCGACCATGTGCTGGCCGGGAACCTGGAGCGCGATGCGGCCAAGCACTTTACTGCTGTGGAGTAGATCGAACTCATAGCAGCCTGCCTGGCTCAAAAGGTTCGTCACCTGCCAATCGGCCGGTGCATCGACAGCGAAGCTTTCCCGACGACATTTCGCGTGCCGGACGATTTGCAAAGCGCCGGCGTCTGCTGCGTTGTAAACTAGCAGGCCCTCGGCCGGTAGTAGCGCCGCAAAGTCGCCAAAGGCTCGCTCAAGATCAGCTTCGTCAGGAAAGCAATCGAAGTGGTCGGGTTCGACATTGAGCAAGGCGGCGCATTGTGGCCGCAGGTGCAGAAAACCGCGGCGGAATTCGCACGCCTCGACGACCGCCAGGGGGCCGTGCCCTGCGTGCGCGACGGGCGTACCATCGCGCCACGAGGCGCCGACCACGAACGTGGGATCGAGCCCGGCGGCCAGCAGGATTTCGGTGGTCATAGCCGTCGTCGTTGACTTGCCGTGTGTGCCGGCGACGGCGAGCGTGGTGTGCTTCTTAGTCACGCGGCTAAGCATCTCGGCGTAGCTCAGTTGAGGCAGGCCGCGCCGCTCGGCCGCGACGCGCTCGGGATTATCGACCGGGATCGACTGGCTGTAGACAAGCGTCTCGGCGCTTGCCGGCAAGTACGACGCCGCGTGACCCCGATGGACTTCGATTCCGCTGTCGGCCAGCCAGCACGGCACGTCGGACGCGCTGTCGGAGCCCGAGATGTGCCAACCTTGCTCGACCAGCACGCGGGCCAGCGCTTGCATGCCCGCGCCGGCGATGCCAACGAGATGCGCCGCTGGCAGCGAAGTTGCTTCGCGCTGGGATGTTAAAGGGGAAAAGATATTCTGGCTCCGCCGGCTTTTCCGATTGAAGAAACCTGCATGAGGGGTCGATCTACTCTCGGACCCGGCCAAGGTCCGGGGCGCGTGTCGGTAAAGCTGGGCGCTTTCAGTGTCTGGCGTCGATGTGCCGTAACCGCCAAGTTGCTCGGTGACGTGATGTTACGAGGCGCGGGCGGAGCACGTCAAACCGACGTCGCGTGCCAGCACGCCGCGAGCGAGTGCCACCGCAAAACGCCGGAGAAGATCGCCTGATACTGACCTTTACCGCATGGGCGGTTTTCGTCAGAATCCCGGCCGATCGGTGCCCCTGGGACTCGGTTAACCGCTCGAACGTCGATCGCCGTGGCGATGGACCGACGGGCACGATGGCAAGCCGAAAGCTGGCCACACCCACGACCGCTTGCAGCAGTCAATTCCCACCACCAGGGCGGGGACGGAATCCCGCTAGTCCACACGAATCTGTCGCGATAGCAAGGAGCGCTCACCGTGAAGAAATTTGTCTCGATGGCCACGCTCGTGGCAAGCGTCTGGGCAGCCAGTCAGGGCATGCGCGCCGAAGCGCAACAAGCTCGTCCGCCCATCGCGGTGATCGACGTCACCGCCATTTTCAAGGACCACTACCGGCTGAAGGCCATGATGAACGATCTGCAGCAGCAGATCGCGGCCGCCGAGCAGGAAATCCAGAAACAGCGCCAGACCTACGAAGCGCTGGGCGCGAAAATGACCGAAGGGCAATTGAAGCGCGGCTCGCCCGAGTACAAGGCGCTCGAAGAGCAGCTGCGCAAGATCGAAAGCGAAACCAGCGTGAAGATCGCCCAGCAACGCCGCGACTTCCACGAACAGCAAGCCAAGATGTACTACAGCGTCTACCAGGAAATCCAGCAGGAAGTGAAACGCTACTGCGAAGCCAATGGGGTGTTTCTGGTGATGCGGTTTCTGGGCGAACAGCCCGATCAGAACGATCCGGATCAGCTCTATCGCGACTTGAACCGCTCGGTGGTGCATTACCACCCGCACATCGACATCACCAAGGTGGTGTTGGCGCAACTGAACGCCAACAGCCCGCCGCCGGTGGCCGGTCCAGTCACACCGGGCGCCCCGGGGCCGAACAACCTGCAACCGCAAGGCATGTCGAACTATGGCGCACAACCGGGCGTCAATCCTGGCCTGGGGCCGAATCCTGGCGCCACTCGCCCGCAGCAACCGATGGGCATTCCGCAACGTCGCTAGTCATCGCAGTCTGACGACGTCTGAAAAACCGTCGCGGCTGCGAGCAACATCTCGCGGCCGCGACGCCTTGTTTTGTGCCCTGGTTCGAGTCTCTGGCATGCGACGGTCTTCCGCGATGATCTCGCCTCGTAAACAACGAACCCTGGCCCAGCCAACTGCGGTCGCAGGCTTCGGCTACTGGTCGGGCCGCGATGTACGAGTGGAATTTCGCCCCGCGCCGGCCAACACTGGCGTCGTCTTTGTGCGGGGCGATCTCACGCAACCGGTGCGAATCGCGGCGCACGTCGGCCATTGCATCGAATCGCCTCGTCGCACGACCTTGCGGGCTGGTGGCCAGCAGGTCGAAATGGTCGAGCACATCATGGCCGCGCTCGCCGGCTTGCACGTTGACAATTGTGAAATCTGGGTCGACGCCGCCGAGATGCCGGGCTGTGACGGCTCGAGCCAGCCGTTCGTCGAAGCGATCGTCCGCGCCGGCGTTACGGCTCAGGACGCGCCGCGTGCGGTGGTCACGGTGCGGAATGTAATCCGGCTGGGTGATGACGAGAGCTGGATCGAAGCCCGGCCCACCACGTCGGCCGGGATGTCGTTGAAATTCAATTTGGACTACGGCGTCGGCACGCCGATTGGCCGGCAGACGATCACCTTGCCGGTGACGCCCGACTCGTTCCGGCGTGAACTCGCGCCGTGCCGAACATTCATGCTCAAGAGCGAAGCCGACTGGCTGCTGGCCCAGGGGCTGGGCACGCGGGTCGCGACCAGCGACTTGCTGGTCTTTGGCGCCCAGGGGCCGATCGAGAACACCCTGCGTTTTCGCGACGAATGCGTGCGGCATAAAGCGCTCGACCTCGTGGGC from Planctomycetota bacterium carries:
- the murC gene encoding UDP-N-acetylmuramate--L-alanine ligase, with the protein product MQALARVLVEQGWHISGSDSASDVPCWLADSGIEVHRGHAASYLPASAETLVYSQSIPVDNPERVAAERRGLPQLSYAEMLSRVTKKHTTLAVAGTHGKSTTTAMTTEILLAAGLDPTFVVGASWRDGTPVAHAGHGPLAVVEACEFRRGFLHLRPQCAALLNVEPDHFDCFPDEADLERAFGDFAALLPAEGLLVYNAADAGALQIVRHAKCRRESFAVDAPADWQVTNLLSQAGCYEFDLLHSSKVLGRIALQVPGQHMVANALAAAALAASGGAESAAIVAGLERFAGLQRRVEPIVDTTELAIVDDYAHHPTEVAATLAAIRQRYPKRRLWCVFQPHQASRLARLLAEFARALADADLVAIADVYRAREGVWRPGEATAADLAAQISAFGVPVLQEHRPDAILEQVHAALRPGDVVAVLGAGDIGKFAHALGDRLRSFDSAR
- a CDS encoding OmpH family outer membrane protein, which codes for MKKFVSMATLVASVWAASQGMRAEAQQARPPIAVIDVTAIFKDHYRLKAMMNDLQQQIAAAEQEIQKQRQTYEALGAKMTEGQLKRGSPEYKALEEQLRKIESETSVKIAQQRRDFHEQQAKMYYSVYQEIQQEVKRYCEANGVFLVMRFLGEQPDQNDPDQLYRDLNRSVVHYHPHIDITKVVLAQLNANSPPPVAGPVTPGAPGPNNLQPQGMSNYGAQPGVNPGLGPNPGATRPQQPMGIPQRR
- the lpxC gene encoding UDP-3-O-[3-hydroxymyristoyl] N-acetylglucosamine deacetylase is translated as MISPRKQRTLAQPTAVAGFGYWSGRDVRVEFRPAPANTGVVFVRGDLTQPVRIAAHVGHCIESPRRTTLRAGGQQVEMVEHIMAALAGLHVDNCEIWVDAAEMPGCDGSSQPFVEAIVRAGVTAQDAPRAVVTVRNVIRLGDDESWIEARPTTSAGMSLKFNLDYGVGTPIGRQTITLPVTPDSFRRELAPCRTFMLKSEADWLLAQGLGTRVATSDLLVFGAQGPIENTLRFRDECVRHKALDLVGDLALAGCDLVGHFVANRSGHRLNAELVRAVLADAAAAGDVRQCA